A region from the Aphis gossypii isolate Hap1 chromosome 1, ASM2018417v2, whole genome shotgun sequence genome encodes:
- the LOC114132881 gene encoding uncharacterized protein LOC114132881 isoform X2, producing MGTILRAKKGKSNLSATNDLYNNDYHNQKEMITESIPKIVPLYDGTELKINQKLIMNGLATISVRNMRSKGHAIKKRNSFFNLHRPELKGLDIIPNENQQEKTLHQQILKEVKTIHAIKTMKSLCTINGPQSLLENNQANISNDNLQPAATLVENHFQKRLIKPIAISPSNQQIKWDNITELEESTLKADKFCVHDVEIKSTLID from the exons atgggaACCATCTTACGTGCTAAAAAAGGAAAAAGCAATTTATCTGCAACAAATgacttgtataataatgactaTCATAATCAA AAAGAAATGATAACCGAATCAATTCCAAAAATTGTCCCATTGTATGATGGCAcagaactaaaaattaatcaaaagttaataatgaaTGGACTCGCTACTATATCAGTACGGAATATGAGATCTAAAGGGCATGCTATCAAA AAAAGGAATTCATTTTTCAACCTCCATCGTCCTGAATTAAAAGGTTTAGATATTATACCCAATGAAAACCAACAAGAGAAAACATTACACCAGCAAATTCTTAAGGAAGTAAAGACAATTCACGcgataaaaacaat gaAATCACTTTGTACAATTAATGGGCCACAAAGTTTGCTAGAAAATAACCAAGCCAACATCTCAAATGATaatc ttcaacCAGCTGCGACATTAGTGGAAAaccattttcaaaaaagaCTTATAAAGCCGATAGCCATATCCCCATCCAATCAACAAATCAAATGGGATAACA TTACAGAGCTTGAAGAATCAACATTAAAAGCGGATAAATTTTGTGTTCACGATGTGGAAATAAAATCTACTTTAATCGACTGA
- the LOC114132881 gene encoding uncharacterized protein LOC114132881 isoform X1, producing the protein MGTILRAKKGKSNLSATNDLYNNDYHNQQKEMITESIPKIVPLYDGTELKINQKLIMNGLATISVRNMRSKGHAIKKRNSFFNLHRPELKGLDIIPNENQQEKTLHQQILKEVKTIHAIKTMKSLCTINGPQSLLENNQANISNDNLQPAATLVENHFQKRLIKPIAISPSNQQIKWDNITELEESTLKADKFCVHDVEIKSTLID; encoded by the exons atgggaACCATCTTACGTGCTAAAAAAGGAAAAAGCAATTTATCTGCAACAAATgacttgtataataatgactaTCATAATCAA cAGAAAGAAATGATAACCGAATCAATTCCAAAAATTGTCCCATTGTATGATGGCAcagaactaaaaattaatcaaaagttaataatgaaTGGACTCGCTACTATATCAGTACGGAATATGAGATCTAAAGGGCATGCTATCAAA AAAAGGAATTCATTTTTCAACCTCCATCGTCCTGAATTAAAAGGTTTAGATATTATACCCAATGAAAACCAACAAGAGAAAACATTACACCAGCAAATTCTTAAGGAAGTAAAGACAATTCACGcgataaaaacaat gaAATCACTTTGTACAATTAATGGGCCACAAAGTTTGCTAGAAAATAACCAAGCCAACATCTCAAATGATaatc ttcaacCAGCTGCGACATTAGTGGAAAaccattttcaaaaaagaCTTATAAAGCCGATAGCCATATCCCCATCCAATCAACAAATCAAATGGGATAACA TTACAGAGCTTGAAGAATCAACATTAAAAGCGGATAAATTTTGTGTTCACGATGTGGAAATAAAATCTACTTTAATCGACTGA